A window of the Triplophysa rosa linkage group LG23, Trosa_1v2, whole genome shotgun sequence genome harbors these coding sequences:
- the LOC130547228 gene encoding protein NLRC3-like isoform X4 has product MNETQTSPDGGFCTGCSSVHQKRSDSSDISCVSMKSDSSIDVPLKFSHGHTSPALSSVHQKRSVSPDISCVSMKSDESIDVPLKFSTSPAFRPFVTEPICRKLEHQPQDFNEDVNAGFSHKSNLTEVLNIFRSNLRKNFECLCEGTSQQRNPTLLNEIYTELYITESESGEISDEHEVRQIETQSRRAATEDTPIKCSDIFKPLPAQYKPIRRVLTKGVAGIGKTVSVQKFILDWAEGKANQDVHLIFPLPFRELNLMQDKTLSLLDLLHLFFPETKEIEISSGEYKVLFIFDGLDECRLHLNFHNNPSLLDVNESASVDVMLTNLMAGNLLPTAIIWIISRPAAADLIPSECVDRVTEVRGFTDKQKEEYFSKRISDESLANRIISHLKSSRSLYIMCHIPVFCWISATVLERMLSEAESEGEIPKTLTEMYTHFLIVQTHIKHQKDYEKNDEDMIFKLAKLAFEQLVKGNVIFYDEDLRECGIDVAEASVYSGLCTQIFREEFGLYQGKVYCFVHLSIQEHLAALYAHLSFTNNNRNVFKPGLFSKILDMIKNEILLSELHQRAVDEALQSKNGHLDLFLRFLLGLSLESNQTLLRDLLTKMRRCSYKKEETIDYIKHKIKRNLSPEKSINLFHCLNELNDDSLLQEIQHYVTSRSVAQSKLSSSQWSALVFVLLMSEQHLDEFDLSTFVRGQNTADEVLVRLQPVIKESKKLELSWCSITAEGCVALASALRSNPSHLTDLNLSYNNLRDSGVKLMSTVLENPRCKLTSLRLCGCSITAEGCVALASALRSNPSHLTHLNMSDNNLRDSGLKIISTLLDNPQCKLEKLISC; this is encoded by the exons ATGAACGAAACACAAACATCCCCAGATGGAGGTTTCTGTACAGGATGCAG TTCAGTTCATCAGAAGAGATCAGACTCATCTGACATCAGTTGTGTGTCTATGAAGAGTGACTCGTCTATAGATGTGCCACTCAAATTTAGTCATGGACATACAAGCCCCGCTCTCAG TTCAGTTCATCAAAAGAGATCAGTCTCACCTGACATCAGCTGTGTGTCTATGAAGAGTGACGAGTCTATAGATGTGCCACTCAAATTTAGTACAAGCCCTGCTTTCAg ACCATTCGTAACAGAACCCATCTGTAGGAAGTTGGAACATCAACCACAAGACTTTAATGAAGATGTGAATGCTGGATTCAG CCATAAGTCTAATCTTACTGAAGTCCTCAACATATTCAGATCAAATCTGAGGAAGAACTTTGAGTGTTTGTGTGAGGGAACATCACAGCAGAGAAACCCAACACTGCTAAATGAGATCTACACAGAGCTCTACATCACAGAGAGTGAAAGTGGAGAGATCAGTGATGAACATGAGGTGAGACAGATTGAGACACAATCCAGGAGAGCAGCAACAGAGGACACACCAATCAAATGCAGTGACATCTTTAAACCTTTACCCGCACAATACAAACCCATCAGACGTGTGCTGACTAAAGGAGTCGCTGGCATTGGAAAAACTGTCTCTGTGCAGAAGTTCATTCTGGACTGGGCTGAAGGGAAAGCGAATCAGGACGTCCACCTCATATTTCCACTTCCTTTCAGAGAACTGAATCTGATGCAGGACAAAACACTCAGTCTTTTAGATCTTCTTCATCTTTTCTTCCCTGAGACAAAAGAAATAGAAATCTCCAGTGGTGAATATAAAGTGTTGTTCATCTTTGATGGTCTGGACGAGTGTCGACTACATCTAAACTTCCACAACAATCCGAGTTTGTTGGATGTAAATGAATCGGCTTCGGTAGACGTGATGCTGACAAACCTCATGGCGGGGAATCTGCTTCCCACTGCTATCATCTGGATCATCTCCAGACCAGCAGCAGCTGATCTCATCCCGTCTGAGTGTGTTGATCGAGTCACAGAGGTACGAGGCTTCACTGACAAACAGAAGGAGGAATACTTCAGCAAGAGAATCAGCGATGAGAGTCTGGCCAACAGGATCATATCACACCTCAAATCATCCAGGAGCCTGTACATCATGTGTCACATCCCAGTGTTCTGCTGGATTTCAGCCACCGTTCTAGAGAGAATGTTGAGTGAAGCAGAGAGTGAAGGAGAGATACCCAAGACTCTCACTGAAATGTACACACACTTCCTGATCGTTCAGACACACATCAAACATCAGAAGGACTATGAGAAGAATGATGAAGACATGATCTTCAAACTGGCCAAACTGGCTTTTGAGCAGCTCGTGAAAGGCAATGTGATCTTCTATGATGAAGACCTGAGAGAGTGTGGCATTGATGTAGCAGAAGCATCAGTGTACTCAGGATTGTGCACTCAGATCTTCAGAGAGGAGTTTGGCTTGTATCAGGGGAAAGTTTACTGCTTTGTTCATCTGAGCATTCAGGAACATCTCGCAGCTCTTTATGCTCACCTCTCGTtcacaaacaacaacagaaatgtgtttaaacCCGGATTGTTTTCTAAGATTTTGGATATGATAAAAAATGAGATTTTACTATCTGAGCTGCATCAGAGAGCTGTAGATGAAGCTTTACAGAGCAAGAATGGACATCTGGACCTGTTCCTGCGTTTTCTTCTGGGTCTCTCACTAGAGTCCAACCAGACTCTCTTACGGGATCTACTTACAAAGATGAGAAGATGCTCGTACAAGAAAGAGGAAACCATTGACTACATTAAACACAAGATCAAGAGGAATCTGTCTCCAGAGAAATCCATCAATCTGTTTCACTGTCTAAATGAACTGAATGATGATTCACTGCTTCAGGAGATTCAACATTATGTGACATCTAGATCGGTGGCGCAGTCCAAACTCTCCTCTTCACAGTGGTCAGCTTTGGTTTTTGTGTTGCTGATGTCTGAGCAGCATTTGGACGAATTTGATCTAAGTACATTTGTTAGAGGACAAAATACAGCAGATGAGGTTCTTGTGAGACTGCAGCCTGTGATTAAAGAATCTAAAAAGCTTGA GTTAAGTTGGTGTTCTATCACAGCTGAAGGTTGTGTTGCTCTGGCGTCAGCGctgagatcaaacccctcacatCTGACAGATCTGAATCTGTCTTATAATAATCTGagagattcaggagtgaagctgatgTCTACTGTACTGGAGAATCCTCGCTGTAAACTGACGTCACTCAG ATTGTGTGGTTGTTCTATCACAGCTGAAGGTTGTGTTGCTCTGGCTTCAGCGctgagatcaaacccctcacacctgACACATCTGAATATGTCTGATAATAATCTGAGAGATTCAGGACTGAAGATAATCTCTACTCTACTGGACAATCCTCAATGTAAACTGGAGAAACTGAT ttcatgttag
- the LOC130547228 gene encoding NLR family CARD domain-containing protein 3-like isoform X1, translated as MNETQTSPDGGFCTGCSSVHQKRSDSSDISCVSMKSDSSIDVPLKFSHGHTSPALSSVHQKRSVSPDISCVSMKSDESIDVPLKFSTSPAFRPFVTEPICRKLEHQPQDFNEDVNAGFSHKSNLTEVLNIFRSNLRKNFECLCEGTSQQRNPTLLNEIYTELYITESESGEISDEHEVRQIETQSRRAATEDTPIKCSDIFKPLPAQYKPIRRVLTKGVAGIGKTVSVQKFILDWAEGKANQDVHLIFPLPFRELNLMQDKTLSLLDLLHLFFPETKEIEISSGEYKVLFIFDGLDECRLHLNFHNNPSLLDVNESASVDVMLTNLMAGNLLPTAIIWIISRPAAADLIPSECVDRVTEVRGFTDKQKEEYFSKRISDESLANRIISHLKSSRSLYIMCHIPVFCWISATVLERMLSEAESEGEIPKTLTEMYTHFLIVQTHIKHQKDYEKNDEDMIFKLAKLAFEQLVKGNVIFYDEDLRECGIDVAEASVYSGLCTQIFREEFGLYQGKVYCFVHLSIQEHLAALYAHLSFTNNNRNVFKPGLFSKILDMIKNEILLSELHQRAVDEALQSKNGHLDLFLRFLLGLSLESNQTLLRDLLTKMRRCSYKKEETIDYIKHKIKRNLSPEKSINLFHCLNELNDDSLLQEIQHYVTSRSVAQSKLSSSQWSALVFVLLMSEQHLDEFDLSTFVRGQNTADEVLVRLQPVIKESKKLELSWCSITAEGCVALASALRSNPSHLTDLNLSYNNLRDSGVKLMSTVLENPRCKLTSLRLCGCSITAEGCVALASALRSNPSHLTHLNMSDNNLRDSGLKIISTLLDNPQCKLEKLMLERCSITDGGCAALTSALKSNPSHLRELNLSDNSPGNSGVKLISTVLENPHCKLEKLELRKCNITDEGCVALSSALSSNPSHLRHLDLSDNYLIYSGVKLISTLLENPCCKLEKLDLRFCDIKDESRAVLESAMRSNSHLRELYY; from the exons ATGAACGAAACACAAACATCCCCAGATGGAGGTTTCTGTACAGGATGCAG TTCAGTTCATCAGAAGAGATCAGACTCATCTGACATCAGTTGTGTGTCTATGAAGAGTGACTCGTCTATAGATGTGCCACTCAAATTTAGTCATGGACATACAAGCCCCGCTCTCAG TTCAGTTCATCAAAAGAGATCAGTCTCACCTGACATCAGCTGTGTGTCTATGAAGAGTGACGAGTCTATAGATGTGCCACTCAAATTTAGTACAAGCCCTGCTTTCAg ACCATTCGTAACAGAACCCATCTGTAGGAAGTTGGAACATCAACCACAAGACTTTAATGAAGATGTGAATGCTGGATTCAG CCATAAGTCTAATCTTACTGAAGTCCTCAACATATTCAGATCAAATCTGAGGAAGAACTTTGAGTGTTTGTGTGAGGGAACATCACAGCAGAGAAACCCAACACTGCTAAATGAGATCTACACAGAGCTCTACATCACAGAGAGTGAAAGTGGAGAGATCAGTGATGAACATGAGGTGAGACAGATTGAGACACAATCCAGGAGAGCAGCAACAGAGGACACACCAATCAAATGCAGTGACATCTTTAAACCTTTACCCGCACAATACAAACCCATCAGACGTGTGCTGACTAAAGGAGTCGCTGGCATTGGAAAAACTGTCTCTGTGCAGAAGTTCATTCTGGACTGGGCTGAAGGGAAAGCGAATCAGGACGTCCACCTCATATTTCCACTTCCTTTCAGAGAACTGAATCTGATGCAGGACAAAACACTCAGTCTTTTAGATCTTCTTCATCTTTTCTTCCCTGAGACAAAAGAAATAGAAATCTCCAGTGGTGAATATAAAGTGTTGTTCATCTTTGATGGTCTGGACGAGTGTCGACTACATCTAAACTTCCACAACAATCCGAGTTTGTTGGATGTAAATGAATCGGCTTCGGTAGACGTGATGCTGACAAACCTCATGGCGGGGAATCTGCTTCCCACTGCTATCATCTGGATCATCTCCAGACCAGCAGCAGCTGATCTCATCCCGTCTGAGTGTGTTGATCGAGTCACAGAGGTACGAGGCTTCACTGACAAACAGAAGGAGGAATACTTCAGCAAGAGAATCAGCGATGAGAGTCTGGCCAACAGGATCATATCACACCTCAAATCATCCAGGAGCCTGTACATCATGTGTCACATCCCAGTGTTCTGCTGGATTTCAGCCACCGTTCTAGAGAGAATGTTGAGTGAAGCAGAGAGTGAAGGAGAGATACCCAAGACTCTCACTGAAATGTACACACACTTCCTGATCGTTCAGACACACATCAAACATCAGAAGGACTATGAGAAGAATGATGAAGACATGATCTTCAAACTGGCCAAACTGGCTTTTGAGCAGCTCGTGAAAGGCAATGTGATCTTCTATGATGAAGACCTGAGAGAGTGTGGCATTGATGTAGCAGAAGCATCAGTGTACTCAGGATTGTGCACTCAGATCTTCAGAGAGGAGTTTGGCTTGTATCAGGGGAAAGTTTACTGCTTTGTTCATCTGAGCATTCAGGAACATCTCGCAGCTCTTTATGCTCACCTCTCGTtcacaaacaacaacagaaatgtgtttaaacCCGGATTGTTTTCTAAGATTTTGGATATGATAAAAAATGAGATTTTACTATCTGAGCTGCATCAGAGAGCTGTAGATGAAGCTTTACAGAGCAAGAATGGACATCTGGACCTGTTCCTGCGTTTTCTTCTGGGTCTCTCACTAGAGTCCAACCAGACTCTCTTACGGGATCTACTTACAAAGATGAGAAGATGCTCGTACAAGAAAGAGGAAACCATTGACTACATTAAACACAAGATCAAGAGGAATCTGTCTCCAGAGAAATCCATCAATCTGTTTCACTGTCTAAATGAACTGAATGATGATTCACTGCTTCAGGAGATTCAACATTATGTGACATCTAGATCGGTGGCGCAGTCCAAACTCTCCTCTTCACAGTGGTCAGCTTTGGTTTTTGTGTTGCTGATGTCTGAGCAGCATTTGGACGAATTTGATCTAAGTACATTTGTTAGAGGACAAAATACAGCAGATGAGGTTCTTGTGAGACTGCAGCCTGTGATTAAAGAATCTAAAAAGCTTGA GTTAAGTTGGTGTTCTATCACAGCTGAAGGTTGTGTTGCTCTGGCGTCAGCGctgagatcaaacccctcacatCTGACAGATCTGAATCTGTCTTATAATAATCTGagagattcaggagtgaagctgatgTCTACTGTACTGGAGAATCCTCGCTGTAAACTGACGTCACTCAG ATTGTGTGGTTGTTCTATCACAGCTGAAGGTTGTGTTGCTCTGGCTTCAGCGctgagatcaaacccctcacacctgACACATCTGAATATGTCTGATAATAATCTGAGAGATTCAGGACTGAAGATAATCTCTACTCTACTGGACAATCCTCAATGTAAACTGGAGAAACTGAT GTTGGAGCGTTGTTCTATCACAGATGGAGGTTGTGCTGCTCTGACTTCAGCTCTAAAATCAAACCCATCACACCTGAGAGAACTGAATCTGTCTGATAACTCTCCAGGaaattcaggagtgaagctgatctcAACTGTCCTGGAGAATCCTCACTGTAAACTGGAGAAACTGGA GTTGAGGAAGTGTAATATCACAGATGAAGGTTGTGTTGCTCTGTCTTCAGCTCTGAGTtcaaacccctcacacctgCGACATCTGGATCTGTCTGATAATTATCTGATatattcaggagtgaagctgatctctaCTCTACTGGAGAATCCTTgctgtaaactggaaaaactgGA CTTGAGGTTCTGTGACATCAAAGATGAAAGTCGTGCTGTTCTGGAATCAGCTATGAGATCAAACTCTCACCTGAGAGAACTATATTACTGA
- the LOC130547228 gene encoding NLR family CARD domain-containing protein 3-like isoform X3, protein MNETQTSPDGGFCTGCRPFVTEPICRKLEHQPQDFNEDVNAGFSHKSNLTEVLNIFRSNLRKNFECLCEGTSQQRNPTLLNEIYTELYITESESGEISDEHEVRQIETQSRRAATEDTPIKCSDIFKPLPAQYKPIRRVLTKGVAGIGKTVSVQKFILDWAEGKANQDVHLIFPLPFRELNLMQDKTLSLLDLLHLFFPETKEIEISSGEYKVLFIFDGLDECRLHLNFHNNPSLLDVNESASVDVMLTNLMAGNLLPTAIIWIISRPAAADLIPSECVDRVTEVRGFTDKQKEEYFSKRISDESLANRIISHLKSSRSLYIMCHIPVFCWISATVLERMLSEAESEGEIPKTLTEMYTHFLIVQTHIKHQKDYEKNDEDMIFKLAKLAFEQLVKGNVIFYDEDLRECGIDVAEASVYSGLCTQIFREEFGLYQGKVYCFVHLSIQEHLAALYAHLSFTNNNRNVFKPGLFSKILDMIKNEILLSELHQRAVDEALQSKNGHLDLFLRFLLGLSLESNQTLLRDLLTKMRRCSYKKEETIDYIKHKIKRNLSPEKSINLFHCLNELNDDSLLQEIQHYVTSRSVAQSKLSSSQWSALVFVLLMSEQHLDEFDLSTFVRGQNTADEVLVRLQPVIKESKKLELSWCSITAEGCVALASALRSNPSHLTDLNLSYNNLRDSGVKLMSTVLENPRCKLTSLRLCGCSITAEGCVALASALRSNPSHLTHLNMSDNNLRDSGLKIISTLLDNPQCKLEKLMLERCSITDGGCAALTSALKSNPSHLRELNLSDNSPGNSGVKLISTVLENPHCKLEKLELRKCNITDEGCVALSSALSSNPSHLRHLDLSDNYLIYSGVKLISTLLENPCCKLEKLDLRFCDIKDESRAVLESAMRSNSHLRELYY, encoded by the exons ATGAACGAAACACAAACATCCCCAGATGGAGGTTTCTGTACAGGATGCAG ACCATTCGTAACAGAACCCATCTGTAGGAAGTTGGAACATCAACCACAAGACTTTAATGAAGATGTGAATGCTGGATTCAG CCATAAGTCTAATCTTACTGAAGTCCTCAACATATTCAGATCAAATCTGAGGAAGAACTTTGAGTGTTTGTGTGAGGGAACATCACAGCAGAGAAACCCAACACTGCTAAATGAGATCTACACAGAGCTCTACATCACAGAGAGTGAAAGTGGAGAGATCAGTGATGAACATGAGGTGAGACAGATTGAGACACAATCCAGGAGAGCAGCAACAGAGGACACACCAATCAAATGCAGTGACATCTTTAAACCTTTACCCGCACAATACAAACCCATCAGACGTGTGCTGACTAAAGGAGTCGCTGGCATTGGAAAAACTGTCTCTGTGCAGAAGTTCATTCTGGACTGGGCTGAAGGGAAAGCGAATCAGGACGTCCACCTCATATTTCCACTTCCTTTCAGAGAACTGAATCTGATGCAGGACAAAACACTCAGTCTTTTAGATCTTCTTCATCTTTTCTTCCCTGAGACAAAAGAAATAGAAATCTCCAGTGGTGAATATAAAGTGTTGTTCATCTTTGATGGTCTGGACGAGTGTCGACTACATCTAAACTTCCACAACAATCCGAGTTTGTTGGATGTAAATGAATCGGCTTCGGTAGACGTGATGCTGACAAACCTCATGGCGGGGAATCTGCTTCCCACTGCTATCATCTGGATCATCTCCAGACCAGCAGCAGCTGATCTCATCCCGTCTGAGTGTGTTGATCGAGTCACAGAGGTACGAGGCTTCACTGACAAACAGAAGGAGGAATACTTCAGCAAGAGAATCAGCGATGAGAGTCTGGCCAACAGGATCATATCACACCTCAAATCATCCAGGAGCCTGTACATCATGTGTCACATCCCAGTGTTCTGCTGGATTTCAGCCACCGTTCTAGAGAGAATGTTGAGTGAAGCAGAGAGTGAAGGAGAGATACCCAAGACTCTCACTGAAATGTACACACACTTCCTGATCGTTCAGACACACATCAAACATCAGAAGGACTATGAGAAGAATGATGAAGACATGATCTTCAAACTGGCCAAACTGGCTTTTGAGCAGCTCGTGAAAGGCAATGTGATCTTCTATGATGAAGACCTGAGAGAGTGTGGCATTGATGTAGCAGAAGCATCAGTGTACTCAGGATTGTGCACTCAGATCTTCAGAGAGGAGTTTGGCTTGTATCAGGGGAAAGTTTACTGCTTTGTTCATCTGAGCATTCAGGAACATCTCGCAGCTCTTTATGCTCACCTCTCGTtcacaaacaacaacagaaatgtgtttaaacCCGGATTGTTTTCTAAGATTTTGGATATGATAAAAAATGAGATTTTACTATCTGAGCTGCATCAGAGAGCTGTAGATGAAGCTTTACAGAGCAAGAATGGACATCTGGACCTGTTCCTGCGTTTTCTTCTGGGTCTCTCACTAGAGTCCAACCAGACTCTCTTACGGGATCTACTTACAAAGATGAGAAGATGCTCGTACAAGAAAGAGGAAACCATTGACTACATTAAACACAAGATCAAGAGGAATCTGTCTCCAGAGAAATCCATCAATCTGTTTCACTGTCTAAATGAACTGAATGATGATTCACTGCTTCAGGAGATTCAACATTATGTGACATCTAGATCGGTGGCGCAGTCCAAACTCTCCTCTTCACAGTGGTCAGCTTTGGTTTTTGTGTTGCTGATGTCTGAGCAGCATTTGGACGAATTTGATCTAAGTACATTTGTTAGAGGACAAAATACAGCAGATGAGGTTCTTGTGAGACTGCAGCCTGTGATTAAAGAATCTAAAAAGCTTGA GTTAAGTTGGTGTTCTATCACAGCTGAAGGTTGTGTTGCTCTGGCGTCAGCGctgagatcaaacccctcacatCTGACAGATCTGAATCTGTCTTATAATAATCTGagagattcaggagtgaagctgatgTCTACTGTACTGGAGAATCCTCGCTGTAAACTGACGTCACTCAG ATTGTGTGGTTGTTCTATCACAGCTGAAGGTTGTGTTGCTCTGGCTTCAGCGctgagatcaaacccctcacacctgACACATCTGAATATGTCTGATAATAATCTGAGAGATTCAGGACTGAAGATAATCTCTACTCTACTGGACAATCCTCAATGTAAACTGGAGAAACTGAT GTTGGAGCGTTGTTCTATCACAGATGGAGGTTGTGCTGCTCTGACTTCAGCTCTAAAATCAAACCCATCACACCTGAGAGAACTGAATCTGTCTGATAACTCTCCAGGaaattcaggagtgaagctgatctcAACTGTCCTGGAGAATCCTCACTGTAAACTGGAGAAACTGGA GTTGAGGAAGTGTAATATCACAGATGAAGGTTGTGTTGCTCTGTCTTCAGCTCTGAGTtcaaacccctcacacctgCGACATCTGGATCTGTCTGATAATTATCTGATatattcaggagtgaagctgatctctaCTCTACTGGAGAATCCTTgctgtaaactggaaaaactgGA CTTGAGGTTCTGTGACATCAAAGATGAAAGTCGTGCTGTTCTGGAATCAGCTATGAGATCAAACTCTCACCTGAGAGAACTATATTACTGA
- the LOC130547228 gene encoding NLR family CARD domain-containing protein 3-like isoform X2, with amino-acid sequence MNETQTSPDGGFCTGCSSVHQKRSDSSDISCVSMKSDSSIDVPLKFSHGHTSPALRPFVTEPICRKLEHQPQDFNEDVNAGFSHKSNLTEVLNIFRSNLRKNFECLCEGTSQQRNPTLLNEIYTELYITESESGEISDEHEVRQIETQSRRAATEDTPIKCSDIFKPLPAQYKPIRRVLTKGVAGIGKTVSVQKFILDWAEGKANQDVHLIFPLPFRELNLMQDKTLSLLDLLHLFFPETKEIEISSGEYKVLFIFDGLDECRLHLNFHNNPSLLDVNESASVDVMLTNLMAGNLLPTAIIWIISRPAAADLIPSECVDRVTEVRGFTDKQKEEYFSKRISDESLANRIISHLKSSRSLYIMCHIPVFCWISATVLERMLSEAESEGEIPKTLTEMYTHFLIVQTHIKHQKDYEKNDEDMIFKLAKLAFEQLVKGNVIFYDEDLRECGIDVAEASVYSGLCTQIFREEFGLYQGKVYCFVHLSIQEHLAALYAHLSFTNNNRNVFKPGLFSKILDMIKNEILLSELHQRAVDEALQSKNGHLDLFLRFLLGLSLESNQTLLRDLLTKMRRCSYKKEETIDYIKHKIKRNLSPEKSINLFHCLNELNDDSLLQEIQHYVTSRSVAQSKLSSSQWSALVFVLLMSEQHLDEFDLSTFVRGQNTADEVLVRLQPVIKESKKLELSWCSITAEGCVALASALRSNPSHLTDLNLSYNNLRDSGVKLMSTVLENPRCKLTSLRLCGCSITAEGCVALASALRSNPSHLTHLNMSDNNLRDSGLKIISTLLDNPQCKLEKLMLERCSITDGGCAALTSALKSNPSHLRELNLSDNSPGNSGVKLISTVLENPHCKLEKLELRKCNITDEGCVALSSALSSNPSHLRHLDLSDNYLIYSGVKLISTLLENPCCKLEKLDLRFCDIKDESRAVLESAMRSNSHLRELYY; translated from the exons ATGAACGAAACACAAACATCCCCAGATGGAGGTTTCTGTACAGGATGCAG TTCAGTTCATCAGAAGAGATCAGACTCATCTGACATCAGTTGTGTGTCTATGAAGAGTGACTCGTCTATAGATGTGCCACTCAAATTTAGTCATGGACATACAAGCCCCGCTCTCAG ACCATTCGTAACAGAACCCATCTGTAGGAAGTTGGAACATCAACCACAAGACTTTAATGAAGATGTGAATGCTGGATTCAG CCATAAGTCTAATCTTACTGAAGTCCTCAACATATTCAGATCAAATCTGAGGAAGAACTTTGAGTGTTTGTGTGAGGGAACATCACAGCAGAGAAACCCAACACTGCTAAATGAGATCTACACAGAGCTCTACATCACAGAGAGTGAAAGTGGAGAGATCAGTGATGAACATGAGGTGAGACAGATTGAGACACAATCCAGGAGAGCAGCAACAGAGGACACACCAATCAAATGCAGTGACATCTTTAAACCTTTACCCGCACAATACAAACCCATCAGACGTGTGCTGACTAAAGGAGTCGCTGGCATTGGAAAAACTGTCTCTGTGCAGAAGTTCATTCTGGACTGGGCTGAAGGGAAAGCGAATCAGGACGTCCACCTCATATTTCCACTTCCTTTCAGAGAACTGAATCTGATGCAGGACAAAACACTCAGTCTTTTAGATCTTCTTCATCTTTTCTTCCCTGAGACAAAAGAAATAGAAATCTCCAGTGGTGAATATAAAGTGTTGTTCATCTTTGATGGTCTGGACGAGTGTCGACTACATCTAAACTTCCACAACAATCCGAGTTTGTTGGATGTAAATGAATCGGCTTCGGTAGACGTGATGCTGACAAACCTCATGGCGGGGAATCTGCTTCCCACTGCTATCATCTGGATCATCTCCAGACCAGCAGCAGCTGATCTCATCCCGTCTGAGTGTGTTGATCGAGTCACAGAGGTACGAGGCTTCACTGACAAACAGAAGGAGGAATACTTCAGCAAGAGAATCAGCGATGAGAGTCTGGCCAACAGGATCATATCACACCTCAAATCATCCAGGAGCCTGTACATCATGTGTCACATCCCAGTGTTCTGCTGGATTTCAGCCACCGTTCTAGAGAGAATGTTGAGTGAAGCAGAGAGTGAAGGAGAGATACCCAAGACTCTCACTGAAATGTACACACACTTCCTGATCGTTCAGACACACATCAAACATCAGAAGGACTATGAGAAGAATGATGAAGACATGATCTTCAAACTGGCCAAACTGGCTTTTGAGCAGCTCGTGAAAGGCAATGTGATCTTCTATGATGAAGACCTGAGAGAGTGTGGCATTGATGTAGCAGAAGCATCAGTGTACTCAGGATTGTGCACTCAGATCTTCAGAGAGGAGTTTGGCTTGTATCAGGGGAAAGTTTACTGCTTTGTTCATCTGAGCATTCAGGAACATCTCGCAGCTCTTTATGCTCACCTCTCGTtcacaaacaacaacagaaatgtgtttaaacCCGGATTGTTTTCTAAGATTTTGGATATGATAAAAAATGAGATTTTACTATCTGAGCTGCATCAGAGAGCTGTAGATGAAGCTTTACAGAGCAAGAATGGACATCTGGACCTGTTCCTGCGTTTTCTTCTGGGTCTCTCACTAGAGTCCAACCAGACTCTCTTACGGGATCTACTTACAAAGATGAGAAGATGCTCGTACAAGAAAGAGGAAACCATTGACTACATTAAACACAAGATCAAGAGGAATCTGTCTCCAGAGAAATCCATCAATCTGTTTCACTGTCTAAATGAACTGAATGATGATTCACTGCTTCAGGAGATTCAACATTATGTGACATCTAGATCGGTGGCGCAGTCCAAACTCTCCTCTTCACAGTGGTCAGCTTTGGTTTTTGTGTTGCTGATGTCTGAGCAGCATTTGGACGAATTTGATCTAAGTACATTTGTTAGAGGACAAAATACAGCAGATGAGGTTCTTGTGAGACTGCAGCCTGTGATTAAAGAATCTAAAAAGCTTGA GTTAAGTTGGTGTTCTATCACAGCTGAAGGTTGTGTTGCTCTGGCGTCAGCGctgagatcaaacccctcacatCTGACAGATCTGAATCTGTCTTATAATAATCTGagagattcaggagtgaagctgatgTCTACTGTACTGGAGAATCCTCGCTGTAAACTGACGTCACTCAG ATTGTGTGGTTGTTCTATCACAGCTGAAGGTTGTGTTGCTCTGGCTTCAGCGctgagatcaaacccctcacacctgACACATCTGAATATGTCTGATAATAATCTGAGAGATTCAGGACTGAAGATAATCTCTACTCTACTGGACAATCCTCAATGTAAACTGGAGAAACTGAT GTTGGAGCGTTGTTCTATCACAGATGGAGGTTGTGCTGCTCTGACTTCAGCTCTAAAATCAAACCCATCACACCTGAGAGAACTGAATCTGTCTGATAACTCTCCAGGaaattcaggagtgaagctgatctcAACTGTCCTGGAGAATCCTCACTGTAAACTGGAGAAACTGGA GTTGAGGAAGTGTAATATCACAGATGAAGGTTGTGTTGCTCTGTCTTCAGCTCTGAGTtcaaacccctcacacctgCGACATCTGGATCTGTCTGATAATTATCTGATatattcaggagtgaagctgatctctaCTCTACTGGAGAATCCTTgctgtaaactggaaaaactgGA CTTGAGGTTCTGTGACATCAAAGATGAAAGTCGTGCTGTTCTGGAATCAGCTATGAGATCAAACTCTCACCTGAGAGAACTATATTACTGA